A genomic stretch from Edaphobacter aggregans includes:
- a CDS encoding SDR family oxidoreductase has product MERTHTPRSATSLTGKTALVTGASAGIGRATAIALAHHGANLVVTARREDRLRQLCDHIESTGAKAVFHAGDASRDDTARQTVALAIAAFGHLDILINNAGAGNYKNLVDTTVEDYDTLMDANMKSSFLFSRHAAPLMIEQRSGTILFISSVAGLQGAPGESVYCATKFAQAGFSQSLDAELRKHNIKVGTIFPGGVKTEFALGKGRTEETIRNSTMMDPAEVAEAIVFACLQPPNLRIPQMTIRHMG; this is encoded by the coding sequence ATGGAACGAACCCATACCCCTCGATCAGCAACCAGCCTCACCGGCAAGACCGCCCTCGTCACCGGAGCTAGTGCCGGAATAGGCCGAGCTACGGCTATCGCGCTAGCCCATCACGGAGCCAACCTGGTCGTCACCGCCCGCCGCGAAGACCGACTCCGTCAGCTTTGCGACCACATCGAATCCACCGGCGCCAAAGCCGTCTTCCACGCCGGGGACGCCTCCCGCGACGACACCGCCCGCCAGACCGTAGCCCTCGCCATCGCCGCCTTTGGCCACCTCGACATCCTCATCAACAACGCCGGTGCAGGGAACTACAAAAACCTCGTCGACACCACCGTCGAGGATTACGACACCCTCATGGACGCCAACATGAAGTCCAGCTTTCTCTTTTCCCGCCACGCCGCACCCCTCATGATTGAGCAGCGATCCGGCACCATCCTCTTCATCTCCTCCGTCGCAGGCCTGCAAGGAGCCCCCGGCGAATCCGTCTACTGCGCCACCAAGTTCGCTCAGGCCGGCTTCTCTCAATCGCTCGACGCGGAACTCCGCAAGCACAATATCAAAGTCGGAACCATCTTCCCAGGAGGCGTCAAAACTGAGTTCGCCCTCGGGAAAGGCCGCACCGAAGAGACCATCCGCAACTCCACTATGATGGACCCCGCCGAAGTAGCCGAAGCCATCGTCTTCGCCTGCCTCCAGCCTCCCAACCTACGTATCCCCCAGATGACCATTCGCCACATGGGCTGA
- a CDS encoding amidase, which translates to MSGQSGLMDRRRFLGVCSAVGLGQTLLPGVLFGMAAQAQTAGGSASGQRAGMDAHAMPKISPEMIDAAAAIAGVTLTADQKAMMLEGLTKQRDSVAVIRTMKIPNSVAPAFVFDPAPAGMKLDTERKPMRMSGTPDVSAFGLDWGLAGAIDAKTGRYAGDHSREDGYAFGTVRELAELLKTRKLTSVALTKIYLERLKKYDPRLHFVITLTEERALAQAAAADKEIAAGKYRGPLHGIPWGAKDLLAVKGYRTTWGAGGFEEQTFDYDATVVKRLDEAGAVLVAKLTMGALAQGDLWFGARTRNPWNARQGSSGSSAGSASAVSAGCVGFAIGTETLGSISAPSARCGVTGLRPTFGFVPRTGAMALSWTMDKIGPICRSVEDCALVMSAIYGPDGHDRSVKDAAFNWDAEFDWKKLRVGYLNTEFEVPALAADATDVQKRGHARQIYDAKYGQAAIAGLKKMGVTLVPVAMPKGYHFGDITPVLGAEAAAAFDELTLSGRDKLLTGQKPGDWPNQFRIARLYSAVDYVQAQRARMLAIEAMEKVFAEVDVIVTPGGGAQLSGTNLTGHPAVIVPNGVRGEDAPKPESDEDGGRDNVGGPGTPVSLTFLGGLYSDARLAAFARAYQEATGFHRMYPNLD; encoded by the coding sequence ATGAGCGGACAATCTGGGTTGATGGATCGGCGGCGGTTTCTTGGGGTTTGTTCGGCGGTGGGGCTAGGGCAGACACTGCTGCCTGGGGTTTTGTTTGGGATGGCGGCCCAGGCGCAAACGGCTGGTGGGAGTGCGTCGGGGCAACGGGCGGGGATGGATGCTCATGCGATGCCGAAGATTTCGCCGGAGATGATTGATGCGGCGGCCGCGATTGCCGGGGTGACTCTGACGGCGGATCAGAAAGCGATGATGCTGGAGGGGCTGACCAAGCAGCGGGATTCGGTGGCGGTGATTCGGACGATGAAGATTCCGAATAGCGTGGCCCCGGCGTTTGTGTTCGATCCGGCGCCGGCCGGGATGAAGCTGGATACGGAGCGGAAGCCTATGCGGATGAGTGGAACTCCGGATGTGAGCGCTTTTGGACTCGACTGGGGGCTGGCAGGTGCTATCGATGCCAAAACTGGTAGGTACGCAGGCGACCACAGCCGTGAAGATGGGTACGCGTTCGGGACGGTTCGTGAACTGGCGGAACTTTTGAAGACGCGCAAACTGACTTCGGTTGCGTTGACGAAGATCTATCTGGAGCGGTTGAAAAAGTACGATCCACGGTTACATTTTGTGATTACGCTGACGGAAGAGCGGGCGCTTGCTCAGGCTGCGGCAGCGGATAAGGAGATTGCTGCGGGTAAGTATCGCGGGCCGCTGCATGGGATTCCGTGGGGTGCTAAGGATTTGCTCGCGGTGAAGGGGTATCGGACTACGTGGGGTGCGGGAGGATTTGAGGAACAGACGTTTGATTATGACGCTACGGTGGTCAAGCGTCTGGATGAGGCGGGTGCGGTGTTGGTGGCGAAGTTGACGATGGGGGCGCTGGCGCAGGGGGATCTTTGGTTTGGGGCGCGGACGCGGAATCCGTGGAATGCACGGCAGGGGTCGAGTGGGTCGTCGGCGGGGAGTGCTAGTGCGGTGTCGGCTGGGTGCGTGGGGTTTGCGATTGGGACGGAGACGCTGGGGTCGATTTCGGCGCCTAGTGCTCGGTGCGGCGTGACGGGGTTGCGGCCTACGTTTGGGTTTGTGCCGCGGACGGGTGCGATGGCTTTGAGCTGGACGATGGATAAGATTGGGCCGATCTGCAGAAGTGTTGAAGACTGTGCGCTGGTGATGAGCGCGATCTATGGGCCAGATGGGCATGATCGCAGCGTGAAGGATGCGGCGTTCAATTGGGATGCGGAGTTCGATTGGAAGAAGTTGCGGGTGGGATATCTGAATACCGAGTTTGAGGTGCCTGCGCTGGCGGCGGATGCGACGGACGTGCAGAAGAGGGGCCATGCGCGGCAGATCTACGATGCGAAGTATGGACAGGCGGCTATCGCTGGGCTGAAGAAGATGGGGGTGACGCTGGTTCCGGTGGCGATGCCGAAGGGGTATCACTTTGGCGATATCACTCCAGTGCTGGGCGCGGAGGCTGCTGCGGCTTTTGATGAGCTGACTCTGAGTGGGAGGGACAAACTGCTTACGGGACAGAAGCCAGGTGATTGGCCGAATCAGTTTCGGATAGCTCGGCTTTATTCGGCGGTGGATTATGTGCAGGCGCAGCGGGCGCGGATGCTGGCGATTGAGGCGATGGAGAAGGTGTTTGCTGAGGTGGATGTGATTGTGACTCCTGGCGGCGGTGCGCAGTTGTCGGGGACGAATTTGACGGGGCATCCTGCCGTGATTGTGCCGAATGGTGTGCGGGGCGAAGACGCTCCGAAGCCGGAGAGCGATGAGGATGGAGGGCGGGATAATGTGGGCGGACCGGGGACTCCGGTGTCACTGACATTTTTGGGTGGGTTGTACTCGGATGCCCGGCTGGCAGCTTTTGCGCGGGCTTATCAGGAGGCTACGGGGTTCCATCGGATGTATCCGAATCTGGATTGA
- a CDS encoding metal-dependent hydrolase family protein — protein sequence MLELRWKTFAAFSLCVGAVVSSGGQTQSGSAKTIVIHAAHMLDGVSKQMQGPVTVVLQGGRITSVKSGTSNVDGAEVIELGDEVLLPGLIDAHKHMGGAPRLGLNPFQTRLTVSEMETAIGSAANARKLLEEGFTSVRNMGSSDGADLALKRAIDHGWAVGPRIQVSLEPLSSSGGHSDPRNGIDPAWTNASWGGSVVDGPVEAMKQVREHRRRGAELIKIMPSGGVLSIGDDPKVQTMTNEEIKAVIDTAHNLGMKVAAHAHGKSAIDNAIRLGVDSIEHGTYADAESYKLFIEHGTYLVPTLLVADQVNETARLHPEQLNPSSAQKALEVTPLMKGMFSGAYKAGVKIAFGTDTSSGANAHEFTLMVGAGMTPADAIMTATHNAADLLGVSADAGSIQPGRFADLIAVKGDPLKDITVMEHVDWVMKGGRVYKRDGVSVPQPAVPAGAASAGDEDEY from the coding sequence ATGCTCGAGCTGCGTTGGAAGACTTTCGCTGCCTTTTCTCTATGTGTAGGTGCGGTTGTGAGTTCAGGTGGACAGACGCAGTCCGGGTCAGCTAAGACGATCGTTATTCATGCGGCGCACATGCTGGATGGCGTGTCCAAGCAGATGCAGGGGCCGGTGACTGTGGTGCTTCAGGGTGGGCGCATCACTTCGGTGAAGTCGGGCACTTCGAATGTGGATGGCGCTGAGGTGATCGAGCTGGGCGATGAGGTTCTGTTGCCGGGCTTGATTGACGCGCATAAACATATGGGGGGCGCGCCGAGGCTGGGGTTGAATCCGTTTCAAACGCGACTGACGGTGAGCGAGATGGAGACGGCTATCGGCTCGGCAGCGAATGCTAGGAAGCTGCTGGAAGAGGGATTCACGAGTGTGCGCAATATGGGTTCGAGCGATGGCGCTGACCTGGCGCTGAAGCGGGCGATCGATCATGGATGGGCGGTGGGGCCACGCATTCAAGTGTCGCTGGAGCCGTTGAGCTCGAGCGGAGGACATAGTGATCCGCGTAACGGAATCGATCCGGCGTGGACGAATGCGAGCTGGGGCGGAAGTGTGGTGGATGGACCGGTAGAGGCGATGAAGCAGGTTCGAGAGCACAGGCGGCGTGGGGCGGAGTTGATCAAGATTATGCCTTCGGGTGGGGTGCTCTCGATCGGCGATGATCCCAAGGTCCAGACGATGACGAATGAGGAGATCAAGGCCGTGATCGATACGGCGCACAACCTGGGCATGAAAGTGGCGGCGCATGCGCATGGGAAGTCGGCGATTGATAATGCGATACGGCTGGGCGTGGACTCGATTGAGCACGGGACATACGCAGATGCGGAGAGCTACAAACTGTTTATCGAGCATGGGACGTACCTGGTACCTACGCTGCTCGTTGCGGATCAGGTGAACGAGACGGCGCGGTTGCATCCGGAGCAACTGAATCCGTCGAGCGCGCAGAAGGCGTTGGAGGTAACGCCGCTGATGAAGGGGATGTTCAGCGGAGCGTATAAGGCCGGTGTGAAGATCGCGTTCGGGACGGATACGTCGTCGGGCGCGAATGCACATGAGTTCACGCTGATGGTGGGCGCAGGCATGACTCCTGCTGACGCTATTATGACGGCGACGCATAATGCTGCGGATTTGCTTGGGGTTTCGGCAGATGCGGGGTCGATTCAGCCGGGGCGGTTCGCCGACTTGATTGCAGTCAAAGGCGATCCGCTGAAGGACATCACGGTGATGGAGCACGTGGATTGGGTTATGAAGGGTGGACGGGTGTACAAGCGCGATGGGGTTTCTGTGCCGCAGCCGGCGGTTCCAGCGGGCGCTGCGTCGGCTGGCGACGAGGACGAATACTAG
- the gyrB gene encoding DNA topoisomerase (ATP-hydrolyzing) subunit B, translating to MASTAIPTETDLLETQTDATTDAEKKGGGGYSAENITVLEGLAAVRLRPAMYIGSTGEMGLHHLVYEVVDNSVDEALGGHATRIDVTIHVDNSITVVDDGRGIPVDDKVINGEKMPAVQVVLTMLHAGGKFDASNYKVSGGLHGVGVSCVNALSEEFDVEIWRDEYAWTQDYSKGAPISKLRKMGPSKRKGTKVHFLPDKSIFSVTEFNYDTLAQRLRELAFLNKGLEIHLTDERTTDTKTGEAKHQEFKYAGGIAEFIKHINKGKQVLHDKPIYMEAERDNVAMEIALQYNDAYSETVFTFANNINTVDGGTHLSGFKTALTRTINAAGQSLGLFKDVKENLSGDDVREGLVVVISVKLSQPQFEGQTKGKLNSDIAGTVQAFVNERLGAFLEQNPSVAKKIINKAIDAARAREAARKARDLTRRKGALDGGGLPGKLADCSERQPDRCELYLVEGESAGGTAKQGRDRKFQAILPLKGKILNVEKARYDKMLGHEEIRAMITALGCGIGKDDFDATKLRYGKLILMTDADVDGSHIRTLLLTFFFRHMTELIKRGHVYIAQPPLYRIKKGKFEQYIKDDREYVSVMVKRASDGMVIRYGEGGARLEGAALTKFMGQLNDYLGFFDKVQKRLRNEEVTRAFAELFAHEGKEPAKRADFETPAKLEEMRTKLESLTKAYQFKHVGDVELDEEHRVYSVNFTDAQGAVRTIDWTLASSAESRQMLSKHALIREQLVGPFLIEYAAKAAKVDADEAEEAASEEGVAETAAAPGTALEAKPGKRPGKAGQDPVEKKTAREVFEYVIEQGRKEYQVQRYKGLGEMTAPQLWETTMDPDRRTLLQVKLEDIAACEEIFTTLMGEDVESRRKFIEENALDVKNLDI from the coding sequence ATGGCATCGACGGCAATCCCCACCGAAACGGACCTTTTGGAAACGCAAACTGACGCAACCACGGACGCCGAGAAGAAGGGCGGGGGCGGGTACTCCGCTGAGAATATTACGGTGCTGGAGGGACTCGCGGCGGTACGTCTGCGGCCGGCGATGTATATCGGTTCGACCGGCGAGATGGGGCTGCATCACCTGGTGTATGAGGTGGTGGACAACTCGGTCGACGAGGCGCTGGGTGGTCATGCGACGCGGATCGATGTGACGATTCATGTCGACAATTCGATTACCGTTGTGGATGACGGACGTGGGATACCGGTTGACGACAAGGTGATCAACGGGGAGAAGATGCCGGCGGTGCAGGTGGTTCTGACCATGCTGCATGCGGGCGGTAAGTTTGACGCTTCGAACTATAAGGTTTCGGGTGGACTGCACGGCGTCGGTGTGAGCTGCGTGAATGCGCTGTCGGAAGAGTTCGACGTCGAGATCTGGCGCGATGAATATGCCTGGACCCAGGACTATTCGAAGGGTGCGCCGATCAGCAAACTGCGCAAGATGGGGCCTAGCAAGCGTAAGGGGACCAAGGTTCACTTCTTGCCGGACAAGTCGATCTTCTCGGTGACGGAGTTCAACTACGACACGCTGGCGCAGCGATTGCGTGAGCTGGCCTTCCTGAATAAGGGGCTTGAGATTCACCTGACCGACGAGCGCACCACCGACACGAAGACAGGTGAAGCGAAGCATCAGGAGTTCAAGTACGCGGGCGGAATTGCGGAGTTTATCAAGCACATCAACAAGGGTAAGCAGGTGCTGCATGACAAGCCGATCTACATGGAGGCCGAGCGTGACAACGTGGCCATGGAGATTGCGCTGCAGTACAACGATGCTTACTCGGAGACGGTATTTACGTTTGCCAATAACATCAACACGGTTGATGGTGGAACGCATCTCTCTGGCTTTAAGACGGCTCTGACGCGGACGATCAATGCGGCTGGGCAGTCGCTGGGGCTGTTCAAGGACGTGAAGGAGAACCTGAGCGGCGATGACGTTCGCGAAGGGCTTGTGGTTGTGATCAGCGTGAAACTTTCGCAGCCGCAGTTTGAAGGGCAGACGAAGGGCAAGCTGAACTCGGATATCGCGGGGACGGTGCAGGCGTTTGTGAATGAGCGTCTGGGCGCGTTTCTGGAGCAGAATCCTTCGGTGGCGAAGAAGATTATCAATAAGGCCATCGATGCTGCTCGTGCGCGTGAGGCTGCGCGTAAGGCTCGGGATCTGACTCGGCGTAAGGGTGCTTTGGATGGCGGTGGCTTGCCGGGTAAGCTGGCGGACTGCTCGGAGCGGCAGCCGGATCGTTGCGAGTTGTATCTCGTCGAGGGTGAGAGCGCAGGCGGGACCGCGAAGCAGGGGCGTGATCGTAAGTTCCAGGCGATTCTGCCGTTGAAGGGTAAGATTCTCAACGTCGAGAAGGCTCGTTACGACAAGATGCTGGGGCACGAAGAAATCCGCGCCATGATTACGGCTCTGGGCTGCGGCATCGGCAAGGATGACTTCGACGCGACGAAGCTGCGATACGGCAAGCTGATCCTGATGACCGACGCCGACGTCGACGGATCGCATATTCGTACGCTGTTGCTTACGTTCTTCTTCCGGCATATGACGGAGCTGATCAAGCGCGGGCATGTATACATTGCGCAGCCGCCGCTGTATCGCATCAAGAAGGGCAAGTTTGAGCAGTACATCAAGGACGACCGCGAGTACGTATCCGTGATGGTGAAGCGTGCGTCGGATGGCATGGTGATTCGTTATGGCGAGGGCGGCGCGAGGCTTGAAGGCGCGGCTCTGACGAAGTTCATGGGGCAGTTGAATGACTACCTCGGGTTCTTCGACAAGGTGCAGAAGCGGCTACGTAATGAAGAGGTAACGCGGGCGTTCGCGGAGTTGTTTGCCCATGAGGGCAAGGAGCCTGCGAAGAGGGCCGATTTCGAAACTCCGGCAAAGCTTGAGGAGATGCGGACGAAGCTGGAGTCGCTGACGAAGGCGTACCAGTTCAAACATGTTGGCGATGTGGAGCTGGATGAGGAGCACCGAGTGTACTCGGTGAACTTTACGGATGCGCAGGGTGCAGTGCGAACGATCGACTGGACGCTGGCTTCGTCGGCGGAGAGCCGGCAGATGCTGAGCAAGCATGCGCTGATTCGCGAGCAGCTTGTTGGGCCGTTCCTGATTGAGTATGCGGCGAAGGCTGCGAAGGTTGACGCGGACGAGGCCGAGGAAGCTGCGTCGGAAGAGGGCGTAGCGGAGACGGCTGCGGCTCCTGGAACTGCGCTGGAGGCTAAGCCGGGCAAGCGGCCGGGTAAGGCTGGGCAGGATCCGGTGGAGAAGAAGACGGCTCGCGAGGTGTTCGAGTATGTGATCGAGCAGGGTCGCAAAGAGTACCAGGTGCAGCGGTATAAGGGTCTGGGCGAGATGACGGCTCCACAGCTTTGGGAGACGACGATGGATCCGGACCGGCGCACACTGTTGCAGGTGAAGCTCGAAGACATTGCTGCCTGCGAGGAGATCTTTACAACGCTGATGGGCGAGGATGTCGAGTCGCGCAGAAAGTTTATTGAAGAGAATGCGCTGGATGTGAAGAATCTGGATATCTAA
- the rpmI gene encoding 50S ribosomal protein L35, with product MPKLKTHSGAAKRFKKTGTGKFKRGQSKMRHILTSKATKTKKKLGRIVLVSEADTAKVARMLPYA from the coding sequence ATGCCAAAGTTGAAGACACACAGCGGCGCGGCCAAGCGCTTCAAGAAGACCGGCACCGGCAAGTTCAAGCGCGGCCAGTCCAAGATGCGCCACATCCTCACTTCGAAGGCGACCAAGACCAAGAAGAAACTCGGTCGGATCGTTCTCGTCTCCGAAGCGGATACCGCGAAGGTCGCACGGATGCTTCCCTACGCGTAA
- the rplT gene encoding 50S ribosomal protein L20: MPRVKRSTKRSDRRKKILKRASGYFLTKSKLYQAAQEAVERGLMFAYTGRKQKKRQFRSLWIVRIGAAAKLNGMSYSTFINGLKKAGNQLDRKVLADIAANDPAGFTTLTVQAKAALNAAKSAKVAA; encoded by the coding sequence ATGCCCCGTGTAAAACGGAGTACAAAACGCAGCGACCGCCGCAAAAAGATCCTCAAGCGCGCGAGTGGCTACTTCCTCACCAAGTCCAAGCTCTATCAGGCAGCCCAGGAAGCCGTCGAGCGCGGCCTCATGTTCGCCTATACTGGTCGTAAGCAGAAGAAGCGTCAGTTCCGCTCCCTCTGGATCGTTCGAATCGGCGCCGCCGCCAAGCTGAACGGCATGAGCTATTCGACCTTCATCAACGGCCTCAAGAAGGCAGGCAACCAACTCGACCGCAAGGTCCTCGCCGACATCGCCGCCAACGACCCCGCGGGCTTCACCACCCTCACGGTTCAGGCCAAGGCAGCCCTCAATGCAGCCAAGTCAGCAAAGGTCGCAGCATAA
- a CDS encoding FAD-dependent oxidoreductase yields the protein MPQVETEQTQQRLGYEPDAPTGPASFESWGRYPAYNANIIPIHWQGDFLDAASKLHNGALPVGMGRSYGDVCLLKDGNLLVTTGMNRIIDFDPETGLLTAEAGMSLAQILDFIVPRGFFLPVTPGTKYITLGGAIANDIHGKNHHVAGTFGCHVTQFELIRSNGDRKLCTPTENSDLYAATIGGLGLTGFISWATLRLKPIVSRKIDYEGIQFRGIDEFLDLTEESKDIEYTVSWVDVTSTGRNFCRGIFMQGDHSPKKDELKPSPESKLVFPFEAPSFALNPFSVGAFNTAFYHKQIRKRVMSLLDYEPFFYPLDKVLHWKRMYGKRGLLQFQYVIPWEYAREGTVAILKEVAKSGLASFLAVLKAFGDFPSPGLMSFPKPGITLALDFPIKPGKSFPLFERLADMTLEFGGRLYPAKDAAMTARQFQAFYPQWQEFARYRDPLLTSSFWERVTGDRPTL from the coding sequence ATGCCGCAGGTTGAAACCGAGCAAACCCAGCAGCGCTTAGGCTACGAACCCGACGCCCCCACCGGTCCCGCTTCCTTCGAGTCCTGGGGTCGCTACCCCGCCTACAATGCAAACATCATCCCGATTCACTGGCAAGGTGATTTCCTTGACGCTGCGAGCAAACTCCACAACGGTGCACTTCCCGTCGGTATGGGGCGCAGCTACGGCGACGTCTGCCTGCTCAAGGATGGCAACCTCCTCGTCACCACCGGCATGAACCGGATCATCGACTTTGACCCCGAGACAGGTCTCCTCACCGCCGAAGCCGGAATGTCCCTCGCGCAGATACTCGACTTTATCGTTCCCCGCGGTTTTTTCCTGCCTGTCACGCCCGGCACAAAATACATAACCCTCGGCGGAGCAATTGCCAACGACATCCATGGCAAGAACCACCACGTCGCCGGAACCTTCGGTTGTCACGTCACCCAGTTCGAGCTCATCCGCTCCAACGGTGACCGCAAACTCTGCACGCCCACGGAAAACTCCGACCTCTACGCCGCCACCATCGGAGGCCTCGGCCTCACCGGCTTCATCTCCTGGGCCACTTTGCGCCTCAAGCCCATCGTCTCCCGCAAAATCGACTACGAAGGCATCCAGTTCCGTGGCATCGACGAGTTCCTCGACCTCACAGAAGAGAGCAAGGACATCGAGTACACCGTAAGCTGGGTCGACGTCACATCCACCGGCCGCAACTTCTGCCGCGGCATCTTCATGCAAGGCGATCACTCGCCGAAGAAGGATGAGCTAAAGCCCTCACCCGAATCCAAACTCGTCTTTCCCTTCGAAGCTCCCAGCTTCGCCCTGAATCCGTTCTCCGTAGGCGCCTTTAACACAGCCTTCTACCACAAGCAGATTCGCAAGCGGGTCATGTCTCTCCTGGACTACGAGCCCTTCTTCTACCCGCTCGACAAAGTTCTCCACTGGAAGCGCATGTACGGCAAGCGTGGTCTGCTGCAGTTCCAGTACGTCATCCCATGGGAGTACGCCCGCGAAGGTACCGTAGCTATCCTCAAAGAGGTCGCCAAGTCCGGTCTCGCCAGCTTCCTCGCAGTCCTCAAAGCCTTCGGCGACTTCCCCTCGCCCGGCCTCATGAGCTTCCCCAAGCCCGGCATCACCCTCGCGCTCGATTTCCCCATCAAGCCCGGCAAAAGCTTCCCCCTCTTCGAGCGTCTCGCTGACATGACCCTCGAGTTCGGCGGCCGCCTCTATCCCGCCAAGGACGCGGCCATGACCGCCCGCCAGTTCCAGGCCTTCTATCCGCAATGGCAGGAATTCGCCCGCTACCGTGATCCCCTCCTCACCTCTAGCTTCTGGGAGCGCGTCACCGGTGATCGACCGACTTTATGA
- a CDS encoding SDR family oxidoreductase, whose protein sequence is MNQTPGTTAPRKILVLGATSGIAEATSRIWASQGASLFLVARNAEKLAAVAADLKARGASYIDTAVVDLDNVDHHPALLAHAINSLTGLDVAYLAHGVLGDQTQAEQDFNAAAHILYTNLVAPVSLLTWLANYFVQRHSGTIAVLSSVAGDRGRKSNYVYGSSKAGLSAFLAGLRNRVDREGVTVLTIKPGPTKTAMTAGMKGSEKFADVNKVAESIVSAIDSGKDNLYVPFQWQPIMFVIRNIPDRIFKKLNL, encoded by the coding sequence ATGAATCAGACCCCAGGCACGACCGCACCCCGCAAAATTCTCGTTCTAGGAGCCACCTCAGGCATAGCCGAAGCCACCTCCCGCATTTGGGCCAGCCAGGGTGCGAGTCTCTTTCTCGTTGCCCGTAACGCAGAAAAGCTAGCCGCTGTAGCCGCCGACCTCAAGGCCCGCGGAGCCAGCTACATCGACACTGCCGTAGTCGATCTCGACAACGTAGACCATCACCCAGCGTTGCTGGCCCATGCCATCAACTCGCTCACTGGCCTCGACGTCGCCTACCTCGCGCACGGAGTTCTCGGCGACCAGACCCAAGCCGAGCAGGACTTCAACGCGGCAGCCCACATCCTCTACACCAATCTGGTTGCCCCGGTCTCGCTCCTCACGTGGTTGGCCAACTACTTCGTGCAGCGCCACTCCGGCACCATCGCAGTTCTCTCGTCGGTAGCCGGAGACCGCGGCCGCAAATCTAACTACGTCTATGGCTCCTCGAAGGCCGGACTCTCCGCCTTCCTCGCAGGCCTGCGCAACCGCGTAGATCGCGAAGGAGTCACGGTCCTTACCATCAAACCCGGCCCCACCAAGACCGCGATGACCGCTGGCATGAAGGGTAGCGAGAAGTTCGCCGACGTCAACAAGGTTGCAGAATCAATCGTCAGCGCGATCGACAGCGGCAAGGACAACCTCTACGTCCCATTCCAGTGGCAGCCCATCATGTTCGTCATCCGCAACATCCCGGACCGCATCTTCAAAAAGCTAAATCTTTGA
- a CDS encoding transglutaminase N-terminal domain-containing protein produces MYYSIRHLTKFLYSNSVSESMMETRMHPRNDQNQRCLTFHLSVSPRCRVFGYRDHLANHVHHFDIPGQHGQLVIVAESLVEMQPLPQVPAFLAPDAWDELDAMVEQGDYWEMLLPSEFAAPTDALDELASELDVRRRDDPMMVLHQLNQQMYEHFDYKPKSTKVDSPIDLALSTKTGVCQDFAHIMTTLVRSKLRIPCRYVSGYLFHGESDMDRSIRSATHAWIEVLMPHLGWVGFDPTNWLVAGDRHIRTAIGRDYSDVPPTHGIFRGRAASELTVAVRVTQSEGAPSLDQELPVPEDWSILVERAQQLPEQLPPPTRQQQMAQQQQTASKKSDRLEWIKDLAF; encoded by the coding sequence ATGTACTATTCGATTCGCCACTTGACGAAGTTTCTGTACAGCAACTCCGTGAGCGAGAGCATGATGGAGACGCGGATGCATCCGCGGAACGACCAGAACCAGCGCTGCCTGACGTTTCATCTGTCGGTGAGTCCGCGGTGCAGGGTGTTTGGTTATCGCGATCATCTGGCGAATCATGTGCACCACTTCGACATTCCGGGGCAGCATGGACAGTTGGTAATTGTGGCGGAGTCGCTGGTGGAGATGCAGCCGCTTCCGCAGGTTCCGGCGTTTCTTGCTCCGGATGCGTGGGATGAACTGGATGCGATGGTGGAGCAGGGAGACTACTGGGAGATGCTGCTGCCGAGTGAGTTTGCTGCTCCGACGGATGCGCTGGATGAGCTGGCTTCGGAGCTGGATGTTCGGCGTAGAGATGATCCGATGATGGTGCTGCATCAGCTGAATCAGCAGATGTATGAGCACTTTGACTATAAGCCGAAGTCGACGAAGGTGGATTCGCCGATTGATCTTGCGCTGAGTACAAAGACGGGAGTTTGTCAGGACTTTGCGCACATTATGACTACGCTGGTTCGGTCGAAGCTGCGGATTCCCTGCCGGTATGTGAGCGGTTATTTATTTCATGGCGAGAGTGATATGGACCGCTCGATTCGCTCGGCCACTCATGCCTGGATTGAAGTGTTGATGCCGCATCTGGGGTGGGTTGGATTTGATCCGACGAACTGGCTGGTGGCGGGTGACCGGCATATTCGGACAGCGATTGGGCGGGATTACTCGGATGTTCCGCCGACGCATGGGATCTTTCGCGGGCGGGCGGCGAGTGAGCTTACTGTGGCGGTGCGGGTGACGCAGAGTGAAGGCGCGCCGTCGCTTGACCAGGAGCTGCCGGTGCCTGAGGACTGGTCGATCCTGGTGGAGAGGGCGCAGCAGTTGCCGGAACAACTGCCTCCGCCTACGCGTCAGCAGCAGATGGCGCAACAACAGCAGACTGCCAGTAAGAAATCAGACCGTCTGGAGTGGATCAAAGATTTAGCTTTTTGA